A stretch of DNA from Triticum dicoccoides isolate Atlit2015 ecotype Zavitan chromosome 2A, WEW_v2.0, whole genome shotgun sequence:
GCCTTCGCTGCTAATCTCACTTTTCTGCTGCCATGGCAGGATGAGCCTTATGCATGCCCTGCTCGTAGGCAGCAGTTGACGCCAGCTCAAGGACCAAAATTGGCTGGAGTATGTGCGCATCTGGGGCGCAACTACACCATGTTGGGGAGTCGACGGAGGGGGTAACGACGCTTGGAGTCTACTTGGCCGCATACCAGTTCTGTGCACATTTTGCATCAACAGCGAGGTCAACCGACAGGATGTTGGTGCCGTAGAAGGGCTTAGACATGCACTCAACCACTATTGCCTTGGCCACGTCAGCCGACTCCGAAGGTCCTTCCAGTATCACCTCATCGTGCACCTGAAAGATGTATCTGTCAATTCTAGATGTTGCatttgagaagaagaagaagaaaacagcTGCCAGATAAGAGGCAAGAACTGGAAGTAGGTGCGGCATGTTCTCGCAGTCAACCAATCTTGAGAACAGACACCTATTTTGAGATCATCAAATGCATCCCGGTTTGAGTAGACGAAATGCCAACAGTGAAGTGGCATAGGCATAACATATACCATACATATTATTATGTTTAGTATCAAAGGAAAACAAAACTGATGAAAACCCTCCAGTACTATGAAAGTTCATGCATTATTATATATACCTGCAACAGGAGGGTCCAACCGAGCTCCTTAAGACGGGTATTCCTTTCTATCTCAATCATTGCACACATCGCAACATCTGCTGCACTGCCCTGTGATGTTAAATAAAATACAATTTCAGTTAATTCAAGcttgattttttttttaatttgCAATCTAGACAGTACTTACCTGTACAGGAGCATTGATGGCAGCACGCTCAATGTGCTTCCATTGTTTAGAGGATACAGAAGCAATGTTGGGGAAACGGCGCGATCGCCCAAGCAAAGTATAAACTTCAGACTTCTCATATGCTAAAtctttctgttccctttgccatgaCTTAACTTCTTTTCTGTCGCTGTACCAGAGATCCAGTGTATCCTCTGCTTCCCTTTTTGATACCTGCAAAGGCAGTGACAGATAAAAACTTGCACAATACCCTTAGGAAAGCTACAAGGAAAAGACCACGGTTCTGTTCCATTAATGAGAGATAATTTATAGCTGCATTATGTTAATGAGATAACTATTAAAGTCGTTGAAAATGTGAGGAGTTTCAACAGTGAATCTACTGAACATGACTAGTCACTATTTAAGGTCTCTGGTTTGGTCAGTATGAAATATGAACCCAGTAGCCTAAGGATCTAACAAGCTGGTGCATGAACTGAAGTTTAATTTCTTGCTATTAACTGAGAGGTATGTTTGTCAAATATGTACCTTCCAATCCCGAGCAAGCCCAGCAGCTGTTTTTCCGTATGCAATGGAAAAATTGAGCATCTTAGCTTTCCTCCTCTCAGCACCAAATGCATCCTAAATCACAAGACATCAAACTCTGTTCAAATCCAGACAAGTAGTCCAAGCCTTACACTTTCTGTATCCAGAATTCCAGATCCATAGAAATGACACAACATTAAATAGAGCATCGTGTGAACTGAAACAGATTCAAGTTAACACAGTTTGAGGTATTCAATTTAAGATACAATGCAAAAAGAAGAAAAGGAGGTGCAAAACAGATGCTACATAAAACACCATCTATTTGTAACAAAAACTAAAGCTGAATTCGGGCTCCAAACAGATGTCACACTTGTACAGCCCCCAAAAAGGGAAAGTGAAAAAAGCATCGAACGATGAGTGTAAGACAGAGACATGACATCTAAAAACAAAGCAATCATTAAGAGTGTTCACATAGATGTACATCAACTTAATATTAATAGGAATTGAGCAATCACAAAATATAAATCCTAAAGGTGATGCTAATTATAGTAAAATCCAAGGGAAATGAGTTATGGATTCTGATTCTCCATTGGAGGAGGGTAATCAGACTGCTACTGAATGATGGGAAAGTGAAAGAGGGAAGgaaaacaaataaaaatatagatGCCTGATAATAATTAATCTTAAGATAAGAGAACAGTCCGCTTTTCAATCGTGAATTCTAGCAAAAGTTTACTTTCCAGGCTTGAAAACATTTCTAGACAGTTTTGAAGTTAGCGTTGAAAAGTGAACTTTTTTTTAATGCTAGCACTGTAACTTCTagaaatattattgaaactggAGTACCTTCAACAATGGCACGGGGGGTTTCTCTTGACCAGGTTGAGGATCCCACTCAAGAAGTACTCTCTTTTCTTCAACAGCCTCACGAATATGCTGGTACATATTCATAGCTGTCCTGGAATGGAAGTCACCGCCAGCTTTGAAGGCATCTAACATACTTCTACAATTAGCAAGATGTGCCAGGATCCTGAGCTCCAGCTACAGGGAACAGAAGTATGTCTTTTTAACTGGATCAGTTTAAAAACGTTTGGTAATCTTTTTTGAGTGATCCTAGCATACCTGACCATAATCAGCAACAATAAGAGAGTTCCCCGGAGCTGCAACAAAAGCTTGGCGGATTTTGTACCGATCCTTTTCAAGTGCAGGTTGATTCTGACGTGAAGGAATTATCAAGAGTTCAGTAAGTTATTTGGTTGATCTATTGTAAATAGTACCAACATCTACAATAGCTGCCCCAGCATTTACAGCATCTAAAACCATCTCTTAGATATGGCTCAAATGATGCAACATGATCAGCTTACACGTGCTTACTTTTGATACAGCTCAGTTAATTAATAAAAAGGGCCGAATGACCACATAGCTAGCTTGATTGGGTAGTTCTATTTAGCAAGTCATAGTTACTTCAGGGGTGCCTGAATGGACGCGCTAATCATCATGAAAAAAATTCTCTAAACAATTGTAGCAGGTGTAAACTTCAAATATGTGCATGGTCATCCATCTGCATATCAGACCTCGGTAGTTACCAACATTACAACTTTGCTAACCTTGCAGTGCTCGTTCAATAGCGCCCATTGGAGTATCAGAAACTGACACAATTTGAACTACACAGCCATACATGAACTATAACTATCACATATTGAGGCCCTATTGTAAATATGCAGATAGACTGTAAATATTCAGACTAAGTCTTGACCTCGAGAATGACATTATATAACACAGCCACACAGGCATGCAAAAACTCCCCTGGTGAAAATGCAAAAGACAGTAACCTGTAAATTTGGCGCCCTCGCTGACAAACGTCCAGTTTCGGTGTTGATATTTAAGGAACAGTGGATCCTCCCCTCCTTGCAGGATATACGATTTCCCTGTGCGAACAAGATATTTATCATTAACAACCAGACAGACAAGATGACAGTAGCCACTAGAACGAAACTGGCACATATTGTCACTGAAGAGGGACAACTACAGCAATCCACATTACGATAAGTGGAGCCACCTCACCTGTAAGGGAAGAATAAAGTTTGATATCAAGGAATCAATAGAGCAGATCTCGCAGAGAGCTGCAATGGCATAACATGCTTCCTTTCCTTCCTTTCCACCTCCAAATGCTTTGTATGCGGTGCCATACGAGGTAGAGTCTTCTACGTCATCCACAGAAATTTCTGAATCACTGACATATTCATCATCCTCTGCATCCTCCGTTGTGTAAAGATCAGTTTTCAGTTTCCCAGCCAAACTTCTCAAAGCATCCCCACTGACTGAAGGCCAGCCGCTTGCAGTGAATACCTCAGGTTTTAGACCTTCCACAATACTGCAAATTTCAATTGTGCGATACTTTGGAGCCTTCTTGCCCTCTGTGACTGTGTTGACATCATTTGGGACTTTCAAAGCCCTAGTCTTTGGCAAAAATTCACCAGGGTTGCGTCTGCAGAATGATTTAGTAAGAACAAGGGTTGCATGCAAAAAAAAAGTCTAGTGGCCCATACCTAATCGGAGTTCAAACACATGTGAGATGATAAACATGTCTACATGAATAAATTGACTAAATAATGGGTCAGTGCCTACTTTAACTACGTCCTGACAAAGATCCTTATGTCAGATATTTGCAGAGAATCATGGCATTATTTACACATCAAAAACAAATATATCAACAAAGAGACAAGAACAGGGTAATGGTTGTACCTATTTTCTATGCCACCAAAGAAGAGTTGGCGAATCTGGGTATCACTATTAACATTCATGTACTTTGCATCAGGGCAATATTTAGATGCCCATTTCTGAAATTTATCTGCAGCTACTTTTCGCTGTGCAACAGCAACTTTTTCAATCTCTGACAGGTAAGCACGGTCAACAAGCATTCCAGCTGTTTCCATTTTTACAAGAATAGCGCCAAAAGGACGCCAGTACTCCTCATAGAAATCATACAATGAACCTCTGGGGCAACCATCAAAAGTCCAGTGCTTCTTTTCAAGCTTACTTTTCAAGCTTTCATAAAGCCTCAAGGTACTCATTGAATCTAAAGAAGAATAGCTGATCCACAGCTCTCTATCCTCTCTTTGCAAAACCTCAACGGACTCTATGGTAGTAATTTTTCCTTCGGAGCCATCTTTTTTAATCTTTTTCCTGCCAAAGATGGTTTTCATTGATCTCTTTCCAATCTTTTGTAGTTCCTTTGGGACCACACCCATGACTCTGCTATCATTTGTGAGTCCTTCGAGTGAATATCCTCCATCAAGTCTTCTCGAAGAGTCCCAAAGCCGTGCGAGATGCATTGTATCGGCATGAAATCCAGCAACTTTGATTCCATAGTTCTCAATTACGTGTTTATCGAAACTATAGTTGTGCCATACCTAGATGAGGAAAACGAGATGTTTGCTTCAGAAAACTCAAGAAGAAGCTAAAAATGTAGATGTGCAATCACATAAGTTCATAGAAGTAGTAAGGTTAGCTACAAACAATAAAAGAAAGTAACATCAGTCTAGAGTGAGGCAGCACATTTAATATTCAACAAAATGATCTGTGCATTTAGCTTAAACAGCTGATCGTGAGGCAATCACACATTTCCACAACTAGTTCTGTAATTGCCAACTTGCGATAATAATCTTCTTATTTTCTCCATTTGTAAAGCATTAGGCGTATAAAAGGAGAGCAAACAAGCCCAAATGCATCTCCTTGCACCAGAAAAAAAAAAGCAAGCAAGAAAGATGCACCTTCCGTATCGCTGAATCTTCAAAAAAGGGAACAAACTCCATGAGGACATCCCTTTCGCCATCCAGTACATCCACCCAAATGCATGTTTTACCATTTCCAAAATCAGCTTCAGCATCAGAGCTGGCAGAATAGATGCTAAAGCATGTAACATCTCCATGGCCAACTGGTGTCTCTTGTTTAACATCAATATTTGACACCTGCATAGCATTGTGCTCTCATGAATTATGATGCTAGCTAGAAACCAGGATGCGTCAAAATGCAAGAACTTTTAATATAGCTCAGTTTCTTGTACTATTGTATATCATTGAATCAAGGAGACCAGGGACCGACTAATGCCGTTTATGATTAATGAGGACACCTATGACTTTTGCCCTTTGTTTGGCGTGGATAGTGAGAACTAAGAAGTAGCATAACTGCATCTGAAATATCTGGTGTGGGGTGTGGAATCATATGCAGAACCATGACACCACATAGTAAAGGGATGCAGTTTCAGGTAAAACTAGTATCTAGTGTCCAGTTGAAAATGTTAATATTAGGCAACAAGTAATTACAGATAAACGTGAACATAACCAATGTAGTCACGAGTGGTTTTTGTGCTTTACCTCTGTGTCACATGCATGAATAAAGCTCTTGTACTTTGTGGTAAGTAGCTGAACAACACTCCTAGCTGATTCGACAGTGTCAACCACAAGAACTTTGTCGTAGATGGTAGCAAGAGCCTTCCGTGCCTCTTTAGCCTCCTCGGACAAGGGGGCTTTAGCTGGAGGAGGCTGTAACACTGTCTTGGCTATGCATTCATGCTCAGCTTCATTATAGCCATCTATAGCCAAGTCATTAAACTGAGGGCTCTTCTTGACTTTACGAATCTTAGGGCTCTTTTTGACTTTACCAGTATTTAGCAGAGAATCATCAATCTCGGAGCCATTAGGCCAATGCATCTCCACCTCAGAGTCACTTGGCCTGTTTGGCAGTTTGATGTCACCATTAACCACAGTTTTGGCTGTGCATTCAAGCTCAACTTCATCATAACCATCGGCCTTGCCATCAAACTGCAGGCCCTTTTTGACTTGATGAATATTTGGCAGAGAAGCATCAATTTTGGAACCATTAGGCCATTGGATTTCCACTTCGGAGCCACTAGACCTGTTTAGCGGTTTGATGTCATAATTAACAGCACTGGTCAGTGCTGACACGTCACCTGCAGTGGGACTCGTCACATGATGCTTTGCCAGTTCCATATTGGCGTGCCTATTTGCAAGAGAATTAGGAGCCATTCTTTCTCTTACACTGTACAATGAAGACTGATTGGAGGTCTTGCAATCTTCCAAGGGATCATGATGAAGATTTCCTGACCGCAGAGCGTAACCATTATAAACATTGTTCATGACAGCATTGGTGGTTTTGATAGAACATATCCTCTTGCTCTCCTCTTTCCATTCTTGCGCACTGCTTTGCACGTTGAAGTTGAGATATACTCCAGGCCTGAAGGCGCTATTGTCATTTATTCCAAGGCCAGAACTGTGAGAGTATCCCTGCCTGCCAGTCATAATCATTTCTGAAGTTAGGGACAGAACACCAAGGCAATGCATGAAACTTAATAGTTCAAATGTCAGTCCCAAAGGAGAAGATCCAACAGTTCAAATAGCTCAAACGTCACCCCAGGGGCGACAGATGCAATGTAATAGTTCGGTTAAAACCTatacagattacaaaaactatgtaCAGCAAGGAGTACCAAATGCTAGCTCACTGTTCTCCTCTGGGTCGAATGTCAGCCCAGAGGGGAAGATGCAACAGCTCAAATAGCTCAAACGTCACCCCAGGGGGGACAGATGCAATGCAATAGTTCAATTCAAACCGATACAGGCAAGAAAAAAAATATGTACAACAAGGAGCACCAAATTGTAGCTCACTGTGTCGGTCATCTGCGAATGGTTGGTACAGTAAAAAAATAATTAGCGTTAACTCAGAAGATGACACACTACCTTCCAGCAGAAACACCACACAACCAGCAATGCATCGCCGTCAGCACCGCCTTCGGCCTAACCTAAAGCAACACCCAGTCCAATCGCCCTAAGCATCGCGTGCTACCCAACAACAAATGTATGATTGACACCCACCACCACGGCACCACATCGCACAAGCATACGGCCAGTAAGCGCGAGCTTTACAGgaataataaattaattaattaagcagGCAGCGGCGGTAATTTAGAAACAAAAAATGCTACGGGGACAGGgaggggcgagggcgagggcgaggggcaCTACCTCCTGCCGCCGACGAAGGGCGaggcgcggcggtggcggcggtggaaggGGGAGGGCGCCCAGAGGGGCGAGGAGCAGGGGCACCGCCGGAGCTGCGCGGGCACGGGCGCCGGCGCGGCCATGGCGAGGGAGTGGACGAGCCGCCTCAGCctgcccccgccgcctccgccgagcCCTCCCGCTCCCCCGCCGCCGCAACCGAAGCCGCAGGGCGCCGTGTTGGGCAACCTCGGCTATGggcaggcggcggcgcgcgcgagcaTCAACAAGCCGCCGTCCCTTCGGGGCCTGCGAGCAGGAGAGCGGGGTAGCGGcggcgagcgaggggaggagggAAGGGGGCGGGGgtttgggggctgggggctgggcgATAGGGGGGGAGGGGGAGCGCAGGGTTTACGGCCGCGCGAGGGCGGAGGGAATCCACCCCGTATCTGTGGCCGCTGTGGCTGCGAAGCGGGGACAGCGTCAGCGCTGGCGCGGTGTTCTCGGCCCTCTTTtttttttttcctttgccgcctctaCGTGCACTGCACACGCTCGCCGCACACAAATATGGCTCCCAATCTTGTTCTTTTCCGTGTGTTGTGCTCTAGATCGAGCCTCGGGGTGTTTGTGTGATGGGCATTGTGGCTTTTTAGAGGGTTTTTAGTGGGTGCGTCGTGGTTTTTTAGGGGGTTTGGTGGGTGCCATTGGATGTTTGGGGCATTAGTTTAGTGGTGGTGGTGGAATGGTGGATGATGGAGTGTGGCATGTTCTTTGGATGGGGGGTATTGGGGTTGATTGGTCATATGTCAATTTTGAATTCGAAAAGATGAATAAAACAACGTTGCATCTCTGGATGGTTGCGTTTCTTAATTCGGATGACACAAGGTTCACCGACAGAATATATATGATGCATATGGCCGGCCCGCTTCAAATTCGGCTTCCTTACTTATTAGGAGTTGTATGACCGGCCGTCTCCAACGCAGCAATCCGTGTGTAAAATGGAATAGTATGGCCACCTCGATTGGATCATGCATGCATATGCATCCTCTCATCTATCTATTTGGAATCCCTTAAACGGGTCTATGAGTGTGACTCGAGCGCGATGTATGTAGGCAATCTAATAAATAGGCGTGTTGTGATATGATGATGGCAGGTTTCTTGCGGCATGGTTGCTCACACTTTCCTTAATTTATTTCAAAATTTGACGGATTTATTCTTTTACTGTCAAGCGTCGTGTCGTGTTATGTTTCGCAACAAAAAAAATGTGTACACCTTTTCTTTTGTGGGGCCAAGAAATATGCTGGTTGTATTGCGTATGATTCGGTAAGATCGGGAATTGACATGTGCAAATGATAGTTAAAGACAATTGTCTATGCATCGGGATTGACTTGAAACGTTGTACGAGTTGTTGGTAGATATATGAGTAGCCCCAAACAGCCACCGCTCTTGCTATAAAACTGTCAACCCTTGTTTTTTGTATAGGATCATGTACCTTTCATTATTTTTTTTGTCCACCAACGATACTTGGTCCACTGACTTCAGTATCAGTAACTTGTGGCCCCACAAGTGCGACTTCCAAATTAGGCCCTTTCGCCGCATTGAAAATGGTCTTTAATGATGGTCCAATGTGATTTAGTAGCATAAGTAGTAGTCAAGTCGACATAGTAATTTGATGGGAAAATGAAAGAATCAGGGAGGAGGATCATTTGAGTTTTTGTTTTTGATAGCTCAACTGGTTAtaggaggaagaggggggaggggggtATCTTAACAACCAAAAAGAAacataaaaaagtaaaaaaaattgggAAAGTgatatgaatgtgaaaaaatacaAATGAAGAATTACAAGaaagatctactccctccgttccgaattacttgtcgcgggcatggatgtatctagatacatccatttatgcgacgagtaatttggaacggagggagtagttatctaGGGTGAAGAAGAACAGAAAGATTAACAAGAATTTCAGAAGAAAAACAGTAACAAAAAAGACTAGTAACATATGAGATTTCTTGTTAAAACGTGTAGTAACTCTATCGATTTCCATAGTTTTCTAGAATATTTCTGGCTGTTGGGAATATTTCTACATTTTTAAATGATTTAGTGGGTGTGTCGAGGTTTTTTAGAGGCTTTTAGGTGGTTGTGCTTCTTGATCTGGATGATACGAGGCTCACTGGCAAAATATAGGCACTGCATGGCCATTTTTCAAGGAGCTGAGAAGAATTCCTGGTAATGGATTATCGGTTGGTAAGATCAAGAAACAACACCAACAAATGATAACTAGAGAAAAATGTATATGCATCATCGATGACTTGAAATGGCATACCAATGTTGGTAGACATATAAGTAGCACCAAACGGTCATCACTTTCGCTACAAAATGCCAGGCCTTATTCTGATATATGTTATTATTATTTTTGGTCCAACCATACTTGGTCTCTTGGCTTGGTGTCAAAACGATATACTCCCTTTCTTCAAATTGAAAGTGTTTTCATAATGACGGTTCAACATAAAAACATTGACGGGGAANNNNNNNNNNNNNNNNNNNNNNNNNNNNNNNNNNNNNNNNNNNNNNNNNNNNNNNNNNNNNNNNNNNNNNNNNNNNNNNNNNNNNNNNNNNNNNNNNNNNNNNNNNNNNNNNNNNNNNNNNNNNNNNNNNNNNNNNNNNNNNNNNNNNNNNNNNNNNNNNNNNNNNNNNNNNNNNNNNNNNNNNNNNNNNNNNNNNNNNNNNNNNNNNNNNNNNNNNNNNNNNNNNNNNNNNNNNNNNNNNNNNNNNNNNNNNNNNNNNNNNNNNNNNNNNNNNNNNNNNNNNNNNNNNNNNNNNNNNNNNNNNNNNNNNNNNNNNNNNNNNNNNNNNNNNNNNNNNNNNNNNGATTTtagaaggaaaggggatgaaagctAACAAAGAAAACGAATACAAAAATGAATTTTACAGGAAAAAATATAAAAACTTAAACGAATATTTACAAGGAAATATATAGTGTAATGCGAATAATGAGACATGAAGGGCAATGTAAAGGATAACAGGAAAAAATAACCAGAAAAAAACTAACATACACGAGATTATTGTAAAAAAATACTTAGTAATTTTGTACAATTTTGTGGTCTCTAGAGTATTCATGATTGTCATGAATTTACAGAATTCATAATAAATTTACTGGAATTTTATATTTTCCCTAAATTTTAGAGTTTTGTAGTTTTTGTTTTGTTTCAATTTTCTTTATTACTAGCAAACGTTAAATCGGGGAGCTGGCATTATCAAAACTACTTTAAGGGGTCAAATCCAAATGGTTTGACACTTGAGGGACCAATATTTATAGTGTTGAAGTTGAGAGACCAAACTTAGACTTTGCCAATTTTTAAGGGCCAAAATGTACCTTTTCTTCTCATGTATAGAATCAAGCCAGATTATAAATAGTCATGTGCTTATGTACAGCCCACATAAAAAATCCATACATTCTAagttttgaaagaaaaaattacttCATGGGAAGAGTATGGTTTTATGTTAGAAAGGGCATCCTCTATTTTTCCACAACACATGAATCGACAATTATCTTAGCTAAAGTTTGGAGTCCACACCTCACCCCTACAATATTTTTTGTTGGTaaaatgagcaatttaccaaatgatttaatCCACAGAATGATAGATAAAGCATGACTGTAATAACAGAGAAAGAACAAGTTGTGCAATCTAATAGAGTATGTGCTTCTGAAGTTGTGAATTCAAACTGAACATATCTAAAACAAGAAACTCTAGCAGGCTCTCATTTATAGGCAGGCGGTGAACGGGGAGCGGGCGTGTACGTCTCTCTTATTCTCATGCTTATACATGTGGAAAATAACCtttcttataaggaggtccaacttatACTTAACtaacaatgtgggactaaacatt
This window harbors:
- the LOC119356916 gene encoding DNA polymerase I A, chloroplastic-like; the encoded protein is MAAPAPVPAQLRRCPCSSPLWAPSPFHRRHRRASPFVGGRRQGYSHSSGLGINDNSAFRPGVYLNFNVQSSAQEWKEESKRICSIKTTNAVMNNVYNGYALRSGNLHHDPLEDCKTSNQSSLYSVRERMAPNSLANRHANMELAKHHVTSPTAGDVSALTSAVNYDIKPLNRSSGSEVEIQWPNGSKIDASLPNIHQVKKGLQFDGKADGYDEVELECTAKTVVNGDIKLPNRPSDSEVEMHWPNGSEIDDSLLNTGKVKKSPKIRKVKKSPQFNDLAIDGYNEAEHECIAKTVLQPPPAKAPLSEEAKEARKALATIYDKVLVVDTVESARSVVQLLTTKYKSFIHACDTEVSNIDVKQETPVGHGDVTCFSIYSASSDAEADFGNGKTCIWVDVLDGERDVLMEFVPFFEDSAIRKVWHNYSFDKHVIENYGIKVAGFHADTMHLARLWDSSRRLDGGYSLEGLTNDSRVMGVVPKELQKIGKRSMKTIFGRKKIKKDGSEGKITTIESVEVLQREDRELWISYSSLDSMSTLRLYESLKSKLEKKHWTFDGCPRGSLYDFYEEYWRPFGAILVKMETAGMLVDRAYLSEIEKVAVAQRKVAADKFQKWASKYCPDAKYMNVNSDTQIRQLFFGGIENRRNPGEFLPKTRALKVPNDVNTVTEGKKAPKYRTIEICSIVEGLKPEVFTASGWPSVSGDALRSLAGKLKTDLYTTEDAEDDEYVSDSEISVDDVEDSTSYGTAYKAFGGGKEGKEACYAIAALCEICSIDSLISNFILPLQGNRISCKEGRIHCSLNINTETGRLSARAPNLQNQPALEKDRYKIRQAFVAAPGNSLIVADYGQLELRILAHLANCRSMLDAFKAGGDFHSRTAMNMYQHIREAVEEKRVLLEWDPQPGQEKPPVPLLKDAFGAERRKAKMLNFSIAYGKTAAGLARDWKVSKREAEDTLDLWYSDRKEVKSWQREQKDLAYEKSEVYTLLGRSRRFPNIASVSSKQWKHIERAAINAPVQGSAADVAMCAMIEIERNTRLKELGWTLLLQVHDEVILEGPSESADVAKAIVVECMSKPFYGTNILSVDLAVDAKCAQNWYAAK